The following are encoded in a window of Streptomyces sp. 11x1 genomic DNA:
- a CDS encoding sigma-70 family RNA polymerase sigma factor — MATTDAPPRWDRRMQQRLARGEAAALGELYDRFASLVHGLAHRVLGDERGADGITREVFLQLWENPEAYDPKQGPLRSWVAALTHRLAVQRLRADETAALARGGEGTAEDLERKVHQASVAARADYIVQAMPAPLRAALELAYFQRRDYRQTATDLGVTEDEARRRLRLGLQLLSTAHDTRPSGTPPEPGPLT, encoded by the coding sequence ATGGCGACGACGGACGCACCGCCCCGCTGGGACCGCAGGATGCAGCAGCGGCTGGCGCGGGGCGAGGCGGCGGCGCTCGGTGAGCTGTACGACCGGTTCGCATCCCTCGTGCACGGGCTGGCCCACCGTGTCCTCGGCGACGAGCGGGGCGCCGACGGCATCACCCGCGAGGTGTTCCTGCAGCTCTGGGAGAACCCCGAGGCGTACGACCCCAAGCAGGGACCGCTGCGGTCCTGGGTGGCGGCACTGACCCACCGTCTGGCGGTGCAGCGGCTGCGGGCCGACGAGACCGCCGCGCTCGCCCGGGGCGGCGAGGGCACGGCGGAGGACCTGGAGCGCAAGGTCCACCAGGCGTCGGTGGCGGCCCGCGCGGACTACATCGTGCAGGCCATGCCCGCCCCGCTGCGGGCCGCGCTGGAGCTGGCCTATTTCCAGCGCCGTGACTACCGCCAGACCGCCACCGACCTGGGCGTCACCGAGGACGAGGCCCGACGCCGCCTCCGCCTCGGCCTCCAGCTCCTCTCCACCGCCCACGACACCCGCCCCTCCGGCACCCCACCCGAACCCGGGCCCCTCACATGA
- a CDS encoding STAS domain-containing protein has translation MAVAFEVTDGEQDGQGDWAVLHVSGEMDLVTSPVLRQRVHEAVADGRRSLVLDLSAVVFCDSSGVGVLVATRRLMRSCRGRLRLILPADGHAGGGPAEGAHVNRVLAALGVRRLFDVHPDVPSAVAPDADDRADPLSA, from the coding sequence ATCGCGGTGGCGTTCGAAGTGACCGACGGCGAGCAGGACGGGCAGGGGGACTGGGCCGTGCTGCATGTGTCCGGGGAGATGGACCTCGTCACCTCGCCCGTGCTCCGCCAGCGGGTGCACGAGGCGGTGGCCGACGGTCGCCGAAGTCTCGTCCTCGACCTTTCCGCCGTCGTCTTCTGCGACTCCAGCGGCGTGGGCGTACTGGTCGCCACCCGCCGTCTGATGCGCTCCTGCCGGGGGCGGCTCCGGCTGATCCTCCCCGCCGACGGGCACGCGGGCGGCGGCCCGGCGGAGGGGGCGCACGTCAACCGCGTCCTCGCCGCCCTCGGCGTACGCCGTCTCTTCGACGTCCATCCGGACGTCCCCTCGGCGGTCGCGCCGGACGCGGACGACCGGGCCGACCCCCTGTCGGCCTGA
- a CDS encoding EF-hand domain-containing protein: MVSSEYERRIAARFATFDQDGNGWIDREDFSAASKAVLNEFGTTARSDKGQALYGGAEAFWQGMAGIADRDGDQRITRDEFVNGAVKRLRDNPDRFAEIARPFLHAALAVADADGDGKATVEETARVLKALGAPAEVAAAAAATLDTDADGKVDEVEVVDAFARFFTVPE, translated from the coding sequence ATGGTCAGCAGCGAGTACGAGCGCAGGATCGCCGCCCGGTTCGCCACCTTCGACCAGGACGGCAACGGCTGGATCGACCGCGAGGACTTCAGCGCGGCGAGCAAGGCGGTTCTCAACGAGTTCGGCACCACCGCCCGTTCGGACAAGGGCCAGGCCCTGTACGGCGGCGCCGAGGCCTTCTGGCAGGGCATGGCCGGTATAGCGGACCGGGACGGCGACCAGCGCATCACCCGGGACGAGTTCGTGAACGGCGCGGTCAAGCGGCTGCGCGACAACCCCGACCGTTTCGCCGAGATCGCCCGCCCCTTCCTGCACGCGGCCCTCGCCGTCGCGGACGCCGACGGGGACGGCAAGGCCACGGTCGAGGAGACCGCCCGGGTTCTCAAGGCCCTCGGCGCCCCCGCGGAGGTCGCCGCCGCGGCCGCCGCCACCCTCGACACCGACGCCGACGGGAAGGTGGACGAGGTGGAGGTCGTCGACGCGTTCGCCCGCTTCTTCACCGTGCCGGAGTAG
- a CDS encoding AMP-binding protein has translation MTDATDVTDATGATETAHVLSGSGTLWELLDRRADLTPDRPVLLQDDRVLTFGELRSGAERVAAGLYDRGVRPGTVVAWQLPTRMETVLLSFALARVGAIQSPVIPFYRDREVGFALRESRAEFFAVPGEWRGFDHTEMARRLEARGIFEAYDRLPDGDPTTLPAPPADGTSVGWIYWTSGTTSDPKGVLHTDRSLIAGGSCLAHALRLGADDVGSIAFPYAHIGGPDYMVMLLLYGFPAVLFEHFALPAALEAYRKHGVTVAGGSTAFYSMFLTEQRKQPGEPLIPSLRLLAGGGAPKPPELYHAVVREMGVQLTHGYGMTEVPMITMGAPDDSAENLATTEGRPPEGMEIRIAPDGEVRLRGEAVCQGYVDPAQSAAAFDADGFFVTGDLGHLTDSGHLVLTGRLKDVIIRKGENISAKEIEDLLHRHPAVQDVAVIGLPDPERGERVCAVVEQPPGADALTLPDVTDWLRAEGLSVHKLPEQLEVVDALPRNETLRKVLKYKLRERYS, from the coding sequence GTGACCGATGCGACCGATGTGACCGATGCAACCGGCGCGACCGAGACCGCCCACGTGCTCAGTGGGTCCGGCACCCTCTGGGAGCTCCTCGACCGCCGCGCCGACCTCACCCCCGACCGGCCCGTCCTCCTCCAGGACGACCGCGTCCTGACCTTCGGCGAACTGCGGTCCGGCGCCGAGCGGGTGGCGGCCGGGCTGTACGACCGGGGCGTACGCCCCGGCACCGTCGTCGCCTGGCAGCTGCCCACCCGCATGGAGACGGTCCTGCTCTCCTTCGCCCTGGCCCGCGTCGGCGCCATCCAGTCACCGGTCATCCCCTTCTACCGCGACCGCGAGGTCGGCTTCGCGCTCCGGGAGTCCCGGGCGGAGTTCTTCGCGGTCCCGGGCGAGTGGCGGGGCTTCGACCACACGGAGATGGCCCGACGGCTGGAGGCGCGCGGAATCTTCGAGGCGTACGACCGCCTCCCGGACGGCGACCCCACGACACTGCCCGCCCCACCAGCCGACGGCACCTCCGTCGGCTGGATCTACTGGACCTCGGGCACCACCTCCGACCCCAAGGGCGTCCTGCACACGGACCGTTCACTGATCGCGGGCGGCTCCTGCCTCGCCCACGCCCTGCGGCTCGGCGCGGACGACGTGGGCTCGATCGCCTTCCCGTACGCGCACATAGGCGGCCCCGACTACATGGTGATGCTCCTGCTGTACGGCTTCCCGGCCGTGCTGTTCGAGCACTTCGCGCTGCCGGCCGCGCTGGAGGCGTACCGCAAGCACGGGGTGACGGTGGCGGGCGGGTCGACGGCGTTCTACTCGATGTTCCTGACCGAACAGCGCAAGCAGCCGGGCGAACCGCTGATCCCCTCCCTGCGACTGCTCGCGGGCGGCGGGGCCCCCAAGCCGCCCGAGCTCTACCACGCCGTCGTACGGGAGATGGGCGTACAGCTCACCCACGGGTACGGCATGACCGAGGTGCCGATGATCACGATGGGGGCGCCGGACGACTCGGCGGAGAACCTGGCGACGACGGAGGGGCGGCCGCCGGAGGGGATGGAGATCCGGATCGCGCCGGACGGGGAGGTGCGGCTGCGCGGGGAAGCCGTCTGCCAGGGGTATGTGGACCCGGCGCAGTCGGCGGCGGCCTTCGACGCGGACGGGTTCTTCGTCACCGGTGACCTCGGGCATCTCACCGACAGCGGCCATCTGGTGCTGACCGGACGCCTCAAGGACGTCATCATCCGCAAGGGCGAGAACATCTCGGCGAAGGAGATCGAGGACCTGCTGCACCGGCATCCGGCCGTCCAGGACGTGGCGGTGATCGGGCTGCCGGACCCGGAGCGCGGGGAACGGGTGTGCGCGGTCGTCGAACAGCCGCCGGGAGCCGACGCGCTGACGCTGCCGGACGTCACCGACTGGCTGCGCGCGGAAGGGCTGTCCGTCCACAAACTGCCGGAGCAACTGGAGGTGGTGGACGCCCTCCCGCGCAACGAGACCCTGCGGAAGGTGCTCAAGTACAAGCTGCGCGAACGCTATTCATGA
- a CDS encoding amidohydrolase family protein, translating into MTELPRIISVDDHVIEPAHLFETWLPEKYRDRGPKPLTAGIGELAYIGGKYQITMDPDGPPTDWWIYEDLKFPYKRNIAAVGFDRDEMTLEGITRAEMRRGCWDPKARLADMDLNHVEGSLCFPTFPRFCGQTFAEAHDKEVALACVRAYNDWMVEEWCGDSGGRLIPLCLIPLWDIDLAVEEIERNAARGVRAVTFSEIPTYLGLPSIHSGYWDPFFAACQETGTVVNMHIGSSSQMPAASPDAPPAVQASLSFNNAMASMMDFLFSGVLVKFPTLKLAYSEGQMGWIPYALERADDVWEEHRAWGGVRDLIPEPPSTYYYRQMFCCFFRDKHGVASLDVVGRDNATFETDYPHVDSTFPHTKEVALDHVKGLDDETIYKLMRGNAIRMLGLDFDRDRDRDRDRDRDRDRDRDRDRGLGK; encoded by the coding sequence ATGACCGAACTGCCCCGCATCATCAGCGTCGACGACCATGTGATCGAGCCCGCGCACCTCTTCGAGACCTGGCTGCCGGAGAAGTACCGCGACCGGGGCCCGAAGCCCCTCACCGCCGGGATCGGCGAGCTCGCGTACATCGGGGGCAAGTACCAGATCACGATGGACCCGGACGGACCGCCGACCGACTGGTGGATCTACGAGGACCTCAAGTTCCCGTACAAACGGAACATCGCGGCCGTCGGGTTCGACCGGGACGAGATGACGCTGGAGGGGATCACCCGTGCGGAGATGCGGCGCGGCTGCTGGGACCCGAAGGCGCGGCTGGCGGACATGGACCTCAACCACGTCGAGGGCTCGCTCTGCTTCCCGACCTTCCCCCGCTTCTGCGGCCAGACCTTCGCCGAGGCGCACGACAAGGAGGTCGCCCTGGCCTGCGTCCGCGCCTACAACGACTGGATGGTCGAGGAGTGGTGCGGCGACAGCGGCGGCCGGCTGATCCCGCTCTGCCTCATCCCCCTGTGGGACATCGACCTCGCGGTCGAGGAGATCGAGCGGAACGCCGCCCGGGGCGTCCGGGCCGTCACCTTCTCCGAGATCCCCACCTACCTCGGCCTGCCCTCCATCCACTCCGGCTACTGGGACCCCTTCTTCGCGGCCTGCCAGGAGACCGGCACGGTCGTCAACATGCACATCGGCTCCAGCTCCCAGATGCCGGCCGCCTCCCCTGACGCGCCCCCCGCCGTGCAGGCCTCGCTCTCCTTCAACAACGCGATGGCGTCGATGATGGACTTCCTCTTCAGCGGCGTCCTGGTGAAGTTCCCGACCCTCAAACTCGCCTACAGCGAGGGGCAGATGGGCTGGATCCCGTACGCCCTGGAACGCGCCGACGACGTCTGGGAGGAGCACCGCGCCTGGGGCGGGGTGCGCGACCTGATCCCCGAACCGCCGTCGACGTACTACTACCGGCAGATGTTCTGCTGCTTCTTCCGCGACAAGCACGGGGTCGCCTCGCTGGACGTCGTGGGCCGGGACAACGCGACCTTCGAGACCGACTACCCGCACGTCGACTCGACCTTCCCGCACACCAAGGAGGTCGCCCTCGACCATGTGAAGGGCCTCGACGACGAGACGATCTACAAGCTGATGCGGGGGAACGCGATCCGCATGCTCGGTCTGGACTTCGACCGCGACCGCGACCGCGACCGCGACCGCGACCGCGACCGCGACCGCGACCGCGACCGCGACCGCGGCCTCGGCAAGTAG
- a CDS encoding acyl-CoA dehydrogenase family protein: MDLAYSPEEEAFRARLREWLAKTLPALPPKPSPDDWPGRRAYDLGWQRTLYDAGYADVHWDASPTTRLIFLEETEKAGAPYVGAGFVGLLHAGPTIAAEGTAEQRARWLPPILRGEEVWCQGFSEPDAGSDLAALRTRARREGDEYVVSGSKIWTSHAEVADWCELLVRTDGQAPKHRGISWLAMPMDAPGVTVRPLRTLAGSTEFAEVFLDEVRVPVANRVGDENDGWRVTMVTLSFERGTAFVGEVVACRRVLGEVARQARANGVWDDAGVRRRLGRLHAEFRALWRLTQWNVSEGEASGGVPGVGGSVFKLRYSRARQELYEVAAEVLGAGALDLGCEWVVDRLSSLSYTIAAGTSEVQRNIVGERILGLPKG; encoded by the coding sequence ATGGATCTCGCGTACAGCCCGGAGGAGGAGGCGTTCCGGGCGCGGCTGCGGGAGTGGCTGGCGAAAACGCTCCCCGCGCTGCCGCCGAAGCCGTCGCCCGACGACTGGCCGGGACGGCGCGCCTACGACCTCGGCTGGCAGCGGACGCTGTACGACGCCGGGTACGCCGACGTCCACTGGGACGCCTCGCCGACCACCCGGCTGATCTTCCTGGAGGAGACCGAGAAGGCGGGTGCCCCGTACGTGGGCGCGGGGTTCGTCGGGCTGCTGCACGCCGGCCCCACCATCGCCGCCGAGGGCACCGCCGAACAGCGGGCGCGCTGGCTGCCGCCGATCCTGCGGGGCGAGGAGGTGTGGTGCCAGGGGTTCAGCGAACCGGACGCCGGGTCCGACCTCGCGGCGCTCCGGACGCGTGCGCGCAGGGAGGGGGACGAGTACGTCGTCAGCGGGTCCAAGATCTGGACCTCGCACGCGGAGGTCGCCGACTGGTGCGAGCTGCTGGTGCGGACGGACGGGCAGGCGCCGAAGCACCGGGGCATCTCCTGGCTGGCGATGCCGATGGACGCGCCCGGCGTGACCGTACGGCCGCTGCGCACGCTCGCCGGTTCCACGGAGTTCGCCGAGGTGTTCCTCGACGAGGTGCGGGTGCCGGTCGCCAACCGGGTGGGAGACGAGAACGACGGGTGGCGGGTGACCATGGTGACGCTGTCGTTCGAGCGGGGCACGGCGTTCGTGGGTGAAGTCGTGGCCTGCCGACGGGTGTTGGGGGAGGTCGCGAGACAGGCGCGGGCGAACGGGGTCTGGGACGACGCCGGGGTGCGGCGGCGGCTCGGGCGGTTGCACGCGGAGTTCCGGGCGCTGTGGCGGCTCACGCAGTGGAACGTCAGCGAGGGGGAGGCCTCCGGCGGGGTGCCGGGGGTGGGGGGCTCGGTGTTCAAGCTGCGGTATTCGCGGGCTCGGCAGGAGTTGTACGAGGTGGCTGCGGAGGTGTTGGGAGCGGGTGCGCTCGATCTGGGGTGTGAGTGGGTTGTCGACCGGCTGAGTTCGCTGTCGTACACGATCGCGGCGGGGACATCGGAGGTTCAGCGGAACATCGTGGGGGAGCGGATCTTGGGGTTGCCGAAGGGGTGA
- a CDS encoding acyl-CoA dehydrogenase family protein — translation MRFRLTEDQRVLKSGFREVLARRFGAEELRGAVDGSGALDRWLWRELGEVGLFSLRLAEDEGGVGLGVPEAVLVFEEAGRALLPGPLVATHLAAGVVPGAATGETVVTAVGGGGLVEWLDEADVVTGDAAGAVPLRSVDPLTPLHRVPGGRSAVRPDDLFVLLTAAEQLGTAVRACEAAVQHARTREQFGRPVGAFQAVKHLCAELLVRVEVARVAVYAAAVTLDPVDIAAARLLADEAAVRGARDSLQVHGGSGFTWEADVHLCLKRAWVRVERGGSITESEEMLAGDLLIDAS, via the coding sequence GTGCGGTTTCGACTGACCGAGGATCAGAGGGTGTTGAAGAGCGGCTTCCGGGAGGTGTTGGCTCGGCGCTTCGGGGCGGAGGAGTTGCGGGGCGCCGTCGATGGGAGTGGGGCGCTGGACCGGTGGCTGTGGCGGGAGTTGGGGGAGGTGGGGTTGTTCTCCTTGCGGCTGGCCGAGGACGAGGGCGGGGTCGGCCTCGGGGTGCCGGAGGCCGTGTTGGTGTTCGAGGAGGCGGGGCGCGCACTGTTGCCCGGGCCGCTCGTGGCCACCCATCTCGCGGCGGGCGTGGTGCCGGGCGCGGCGACGGGGGAGACCGTGGTGACCGCTGTCGGGGGTGGCGGTCTGGTGGAGTGGCTGGACGAGGCCGATGTGGTGACCGGGGACGCGGCCGGGGCCGTACCGCTGCGATCGGTGGATCCGTTGACGCCGTTGCACCGGGTACCGGGGGGCCGTTCCGCCGTCCGTCCTGATGATCTGTTCGTACTGCTCACCGCCGCGGAGCAGTTGGGCACCGCCGTGCGGGCCTGCGAGGCCGCCGTGCAACACGCCCGGACCCGGGAGCAGTTCGGGCGACCGGTCGGCGCCTTCCAGGCGGTCAAGCACCTCTGCGCCGAACTGCTGGTCCGGGTGGAGGTCGCGCGGGTGGCGGTGTACGCGGCGGCCGTGACCCTGGACCCCGTCGACATCGCGGCGGCCAGGCTGCTGGCCGACGAGGCGGCGGTGCGCGGAGCCCGCGACTCCCTTCAGGTCCACGGCGGTTCGGGGTTCACCTGGGAGGCCGACGTACACCTGTGTCTGAAGCGTGCGTGGGTGCGGGTGGAACGTGGCGGATCGATCACTGAGAGTGAGGAGATGTTGGCGGGGGATCTGCTGATCGACGCGAGTTGA
- a CDS encoding ATP-binding protein, whose amino-acid sequence MQVLQVQLEIRPDPAEVGRARRWARARLSGSGIGDDEPLAETLILLVSELVTNAVVHTGRPALLRLLLSGLRDGVIGKVRLEVVDGSACPPAPRCADGDETGGRGLALVDVLADRWGWSHEGVGKRIWCELDRVVPGASGAASGVGASGLGSAGGVVTPAVYPARGAVTGVAAVARESLAVREGLAYEELAYEVV is encoded by the coding sequence GTGCAGGTGCTTCAAGTGCAGCTGGAGATCCGGCCCGACCCCGCAGAGGTGGGTCGTGCGCGGAGATGGGCCCGTGCACGGCTCTCCGGGTCCGGTATAGGGGACGACGAGCCGCTCGCCGAGACGCTGATCCTCCTCGTCTCCGAGCTGGTCACCAACGCGGTCGTGCACACCGGGCGTCCGGCGCTGCTGCGGCTGCTGCTGTCCGGTCTCCGTGACGGCGTGATCGGCAAGGTCCGCCTGGAGGTCGTCGACGGCAGCGCGTGTCCGCCGGCCCCGCGGTGCGCCGACGGGGACGAGACGGGCGGGCGTGGCCTCGCCCTCGTCGACGTCCTCGCGGACCGCTGGGGCTGGAGCCACGAGGGCGTCGGCAAACGGATCTGGTGCGAACTGGACCGGGTGGTGCCGGGGGCTTCGGGGGCGGCGAGCGGTGTGGGCGCGTCGGGCCTCGGAAGCGCTGGCGGCGTGGTGACTCCCGCGGTCTATCCGGCGCGCGGTGCGGTCACGGGTGTGGCGGCGGTGGCCCGGGAGAGCCTGGCGGTGCGCGAGGGGTTGGCGTACGAGGAGTTGGCTTACGAGGTGGTGTAG
- a CDS encoding cyclase family protein, with protein MSSPTEFAAFTDIAKRVNNWGRWGADDEIGTLNLITDEVVRQAAASVRSGRRVPLALPLQQDGVQTGMMPGRVNPLHAMVQINQEIFGPGTVACSDDAVTMGLQSATHWDALTHVSHSGRIYNGRPADTITPHGGAAFAGIDKARHIVSRGVLLDVPRALGLADDRLPGGHAVTPEDLDAAEELAGTRVRAGDIVLVRTGQIRSYLAGDKHAYAFPSPGLSLRTPEWFHARDVAAVANDTLTFEIFPPEVEDLWLPVHALDLVEMGMPQGQNWNLEELSTACGQAGRYTFLLSAMPEPFVGATGTPVAPIAIL; from the coding sequence ATGTCATCGCCCACGGAGTTCGCCGCGTTCACGGACATCGCCAAGCGCGTGAACAACTGGGGGCGTTGGGGGGCGGACGACGAGATCGGCACCCTCAACCTGATCACCGACGAGGTCGTCCGGCAGGCCGCCGCCTCGGTGCGTTCCGGTCGCCGCGTGCCGCTCGCGCTGCCCCTGCAGCAGGACGGCGTGCAGACGGGGATGATGCCGGGCCGGGTCAATCCGCTGCACGCGATGGTGCAGATCAACCAGGAGATCTTCGGCCCCGGCACGGTCGCGTGCAGCGACGACGCGGTGACCATGGGGCTCCAGTCGGCCACCCACTGGGACGCGCTCACCCATGTCTCGCACTCGGGCCGGATCTACAACGGCCGCCCCGCGGACACGATCACCCCGCACGGCGGCGCGGCCTTCGCCGGTATCGACAAGGCGCGGCACATCGTCTCGCGCGGCGTCCTGCTGGACGTTCCGCGCGCCCTGGGGCTGGCCGACGACCGGCTGCCCGGCGGCCACGCCGTCACCCCGGAAGACCTGGACGCCGCCGAGGAGTTGGCGGGCACCCGGGTCCGCGCGGGCGACATCGTGCTGGTCCGCACCGGGCAGATCCGGTCCTACCTCGCCGGGGACAAGCACGCGTACGCGTTCCCGTCACCGGGGCTGTCGCTGCGTACCCCCGAGTGGTTCCACGCGCGTGATGTCGCGGCCGTCGCCAATGACACCCTGACGTTCGAGATCTTCCCTCCAGAGGTCGAGGACCTGTGGCTGCCGGTGCACGCGCTCGACCTGGTCGAGATGGGCATGCCGCAGGGTCAGAACTGGAACCTGGAGGAGTTGTCCACAGCCTGTGGACAAGCGGGGCGGTACACCTTCCTGCTCTCGGCGATGCCGGAGCCGTTCGTCGGGGCGACGGGCACACCGGTGGCGCCCATCGCCATCCTGTAG
- a CDS encoding SDR family NAD(P)-dependent oxidoreductase, which translates to MGHFLAGKVVAVTGAGRGIGRAVALGAAAEGARVVVNDYGVSVDGSEPASSVAEAVVKEIEAAGGEAVAVADDISTMAGGQRVVDTAVETYGRIDGVVCVAGILRERMLFNMAEEEWDPVIATHLKGTFTVFRAASAVMRKQRAGTLIGFTSGNHQGSVSQANYSAAKGGIISLVRSAALGLHRYGVTANAVAPVARTRMSAGVPMELTEIGEPEEVAAFVVYLLSERAREAGITGQVYTVAGPKIAVWAQPRELRAAYAEGGWTPERIAEFLPGAVGVDPMPMLERVEGMARAAASGERPNA; encoded by the coding sequence GTGGGACATTTCCTGGCAGGCAAGGTCGTCGCCGTCACCGGAGCGGGGCGGGGGATCGGCCGGGCGGTCGCCCTCGGCGCCGCCGCCGAGGGAGCGCGGGTCGTCGTCAACGACTACGGCGTCTCCGTCGACGGCTCCGAACCCGCCAGCTCCGTCGCCGAGGCCGTCGTCAAGGAGATCGAGGCCGCTGGGGGCGAGGCGGTCGCCGTCGCCGACGACATCTCCACGATGGCCGGCGGGCAGCGGGTCGTGGACACGGCGGTCGAGACGTACGGACGGATCGACGGGGTCGTGTGCGTCGCCGGGATCCTGCGGGAGCGGATGCTGTTCAACATGGCCGAGGAGGAGTGGGATCCGGTGATCGCCACGCACCTCAAGGGCACCTTCACCGTGTTCCGCGCCGCGTCCGCCGTCATGCGCAAGCAGCGGGCCGGGACCCTGATCGGCTTCACCAGCGGCAACCACCAGGGGTCCGTCTCGCAGGCCAACTACAGCGCGGCCAAGGGCGGGATCATCTCGCTGGTGCGCAGCGCCGCGCTCGGCCTGCACCGGTACGGGGTGACCGCGAACGCGGTGGCGCCGGTCGCACGTACGCGGATGTCGGCGGGGGTGCCGATGGAGCTGACCGAGATCGGCGAGCCGGAGGAGGTGGCCGCGTTCGTGGTGTACCTGCTGTCCGAACGGGCCCGAGAGGCGGGGATCACCGGGCAGGTGTACACGGTCGCCGGGCCGAAGATCGCGGTGTGGGCGCAGCCGCGGGAGTTGCGTGCCGCGTACGCCGAAGGTGGCTGGACGCCGGAGCGGATCGCGGAGTTCCTGCCGGGGGCGGTGGGGGTGGATCCGATGCCGATGCTGGAGCGGGTGGAGGGGATGGCTCGTGCGGCGGCGTCCGGGGAGCGGCCGAACGCGTGA
- a CDS encoding acyl-CoA dehydrogenase family protein: MDFGFSDEDEAFRADARAWLGAHAGVHAERRAWERTLGAAGWIGLGWSEGGYGNRTATLVQQVVWAEEYARADVPARSGHIGEKLLAPTLIAFGSEEQKRRFLPAIARGDELWCQGYSEPGAGSDLAGVRTKAERAGDGSYRITGQKIWTSLAHEADWCFVLARTAAGSERHHGLSLLLVPMDQPGRIEVRPIRQMTGTSEFNEVFFDGAHARAEHVVGGDGNGWRVAMGLLGFERGVSTLAQQIGFEQELGSVVRAAVDSGAVDDAVVRDRLVRQWAELKTMRWNALRTLGGAEGGAEPGAPSVAKLLWGRWHRRLGELAMEVRGAEAAVGPREWSAAEPYALDPSQQLFLFSRADTIYGGSDEVQRTIIAERVLGLPKEPRG, encoded by the coding sequence ATGGACTTCGGGTTCAGTGACGAGGACGAGGCCTTCCGGGCGGACGCCCGGGCCTGGCTGGGGGCGCACGCCGGGGTGCACGCGGAGCGGCGCGCCTGGGAGCGGACGCTCGGCGCCGCCGGGTGGATCGGGCTCGGCTGGAGCGAGGGCGGGTACGGGAACCGGACGGCCACGCTCGTCCAACAGGTGGTGTGGGCCGAGGAGTACGCACGGGCGGACGTACCCGCCCGCTCCGGGCACATCGGGGAGAAGCTGCTCGCGCCGACGCTGATCGCGTTCGGCAGCGAGGAACAGAAGCGGCGGTTCCTGCCGGCGATCGCGCGCGGCGACGAACTCTGGTGCCAGGGGTACAGCGAGCCCGGCGCCGGGTCCGACCTCGCCGGTGTGCGGACGAAGGCGGAGCGGGCGGGGGACGGGTCGTACCGGATCACCGGGCAGAAGATCTGGACCTCGCTCGCCCACGAGGCCGACTGGTGCTTCGTACTGGCCCGGACCGCGGCGGGCTCCGAGCGGCACCACGGGCTGTCGCTGCTGCTCGTGCCGATGGACCAGCCGGGGCGGATCGAGGTGCGGCCCATCCGGCAGATGACCGGGACGAGCGAGTTCAACGAGGTGTTCTTCGACGGGGCGCACGCCCGCGCGGAGCATGTCGTCGGGGGCGACGGGAACGGCTGGCGGGTCGCCATGGGCCTGCTCGGCTTCGAACGCGGGGTCTCGACGCTCGCTCAACAGATCGGTTTCGAGCAGGAGTTGGGCAGCGTCGTGCGGGCCGCCGTGGACAGCGGGGCGGTGGACGACGCCGTCGTACGCGATCGACTCGTGCGGCAGTGGGCCGAGTTGAAGACCATGCGGTGGAACGCCCTGCGGACGCTCGGCGGGGCGGAGGGCGGCGCGGAGCCGGGCGCGCCGAGTGTGGCCAAGTTGCTGTGGGGGCGGTGGCACCGGCGACTCGGGGAGCTGGCGATGGAGGTGCGGGGCGCGGAGGCGGCCGTCGGCCCACGGGAGTGGTCGGCGGCGGAGCCGTACGCACTGGACCCGTCGCAGCAGTTGTTCCTGTTCAGCCGGGCCGACACCATCTACGGCGGTTCGGACGAGGTACAGCGCACGATCATCGCCGAGCGGGTGCTCGGTCTGCCGAAGGAGCCGAGAGGCTGA